One window of Dysidea avara chromosome 11, odDysAvar1.4, whole genome shotgun sequence genomic DNA carries:
- the LOC136238301 gene encoding xylosyl- and glucuronyltransferase LARGE2s-like has product MVTLVVQMTVDRIDMLSLNGAVWDGPMSIVLYFPVKSSTDNDHVWKRKYIKKKLNQFTLNPHTHLTVVYAHSNTDSYPINALRNLAMKRVYTDYMLLMDGDFMVSPHFEKSFQLAQSQISSLSLDHVAYVVPVFELVAEKWSPEQRITPSLTKQDLISRVTQEDADILPFRSLASPLAHYSTNYSHWYLTSTPYLVTDYRDKYEPYLVLRKDIDLPQFCKWFEGYGMKKVTHVMELWAAEYVDNIVIVCEAMNSL; this is encoded by the exons GTCCAATGTCCATTGTATTGTATTTCCCTGTCAAGTCATCCACTGACAATGAtcatgtgtggaaaag GAAATACATCAAGAAGAAACTCAACCAGTTTACACTAAATCCTCACACTCATCTGACTGTTGTATATGCCCACTCA AACACTGACTCTTATCCAATTAATGCACTCCGCAACCTTGCAATGAAGCGTGTCTACACAGACTACATGTTACTGATGGATGGTGACTTCATGGTGTCACCACATTTTGAGAAATCTTTCCAACTGGCACAATCCCAGATCTCTTCACTGTCATTGGATCATGTGGCCTACGTGGTGCCAGTGTTTGAATTAGTAGCAGAAAAGTGGAGCCCAGAACAG CGTATCACTCCATCTCTCACTAAGCAAGACCTCATCTCACGTGTCACACAAGAAGACGCTGATATTCTTCCTTTT CGATCGTTGGCCTCTCCTTTGGCACACTACTCCACTAACTATTCACACTGGTATCTTACCAGCACTCCTTATTTGGTTACGGACTATCGG GACAAATATGAGCCTTATCTTGTGTTGAG GAAGGACATTGACCTGCCTCAGTTCTGTAAATGGTTTGAAGGTTATGGGATGAAAAAGGTGACACATGTGATGGAGTTATGGGCTGCTGAGTATGTTGATAACATTGTTATAGTCTGTGAAGCCATGAATTCATTGTGA
- the LOC136238180 gene encoding neurexin-1b-like yields the protein MTEVYVGGIPAEVIVPLNHVRSRDYVGCMRDLIINGNHIELSDKIQNNRRMKSHNVADGCAVGSRMEKCDTCENETCVNFVVDEKPYCDCEVVGASCLRAPSTLVSFTGKNRRADLIIKPKEDFYLALQQSRQTRQAVEQVTFEFRTATIEAVVLSSRTEDGSGNLGVFWFDNSSVHYYAYQNGSLCNRVTVEGHFNDDNWHSVEVTIEGDNIKLVMDYNTSHTSSNTSRCQDVSFVHRSTKITVGGVSGLHDYLQDLPDQEFYGCVQNLKVDDVSIILNKKFNSQLVNVQVEGYINAVSNECRSITETEHIDDNHSFEIIIAVVFGVIALLSILLAAVGVTASYYYKKNKYFI from the exons ATGACTGAGGTGTACGTTGGTGGAATACCTGCTGAGGTTATTGTTCCACTGAATCATGTTAGGAGCAGGGACTATGTTGGCTGTATGCGTGATCTCATTATCAATGGAAATCACATTGAATTGTCTGACAAAATCCAAAATAACAGACGCATGAAGTCACACAATGTTGCTGATGGCTGTGCAGTTGGATCACGCATGGAAAAATGTGACACATGTGAAAATGAAACCTGCGTGAATTTTGTAGTGGATGAAAAACCATATTGTGACTGTGAAGTTGTTGGGGCCAGTTGTTTACGTG CTCCATCTACCTTAGTCAGCTTCACAGGGAAAAATCGAAGAGCTGATTTGATTATTAAACCAAAGGAAGATTTTTATTTAGCCTTACAGCAGAGCAGACAGACAAGACAAGCAGTAGAACAAGTGACATTCGAGTTTCGTACTGCCACAATAGAAGCTGTTGTATTAAGCAGCAGAACTGAAGATGGCAGTGGAAACCTGGGAGTGTTCTGG TTTGACAACTCCAGTGTTCATTACTATGCCTACCAGAATGGCTCACTGTGTAATAGAGTGACAGTGGAGGGTCATTTTAATGATGACAACTGGCACAGTGTAGAAGTGACCATCGAAGGAGACAACATCAAACTTGTCATGGACTATAACACATCTCACACAAGTTCCAACACCAGTAGATGTCAGGATGTGTCTTTTGTGCATCGTTCAACAAAGATCACTGTTGGAGGTGTGTCAGGACTTCATGACTACCTTCAAGATTTGCCTGACCAGGAATTTTATGGTTGCGTACAAAACCTCAAGGTTGATGATGTCAGTATCATACTTAATAAGAAATTCAACTCACAATTAGTCAACGTACAAGTTGAGGGGTATATCAATGCTGTGAGCAATGAGTGCAGGAGCATAACAGAGACGGAGCATATAGACGACAATCACAGTTTTGAAATTATTATAGCAGTGGTGTTTGGAGTCATTGCATTACTGTCAATACTACTTGCAGCTGTTGGAGTTACTGCATCTTACTATTATAAGAAAAATAAGTATTTCATATAG